The nucleotide window TGGCAAAGAACACCTGCAGATTGTCCCATTCCGCCTCTGGCTCGTCCACCGGCATCAGCGCGGCGATGGAAACCCCGGGCGCGATCGGCAGGATGTTGACGATCGCCTTGCCGCGTCCCACGCGCCCGGCCAGCGGCAGGCGCCAGCACTTGAGCGAATAGACCATGCCATCGGTGGTGAAGAACAGGAGCTGGGTATGGGTGTTGGCCACGAAGAGGGTGGTCACAACATCGTCTTCCTTGGTCGCCATCGAGGACAGGCCCTTGCCGCCGCGGCGCTGGCTGCGGAACTCGGCCAGCGGCGTGCGCTTGATATAGCCGCCCGAGGTGATGGTTACGACCATATCCTCGCGCTCGATCAGGTCCTCATCGTCCATGTCACCGACCCAGTCGATGATCTCGGTGCGGCGCGGCACTGCAAACTGGGTGCGGACCTCGCGCAGCTCCTCCGAGATGATCGCCATGATCCGCTCGCGCGAGGCGAGGATCTCGAGGTATTCGCGGATCTTGGCGGCCAGTTCCTGCAGCTCGTCGGTAACTTCCTTCACGCCAAGCGCGGTCAGGCGCTGCAGGCGCAGCTCCAGGATCGCGCGGGCCTGGGTTTCGGACAGGTTGTAGGTGCCGTCCTCGTTCATCCGGTGGCTCGGATCGTCGATCAGCTGGATGTATTCGGCAATGTCATGCGCCGGCCAGCGCCGGGTCATCAGCTTTTCGCGCGCCTCGGCCGCATCGGCGCTGGCGCGGATGGTGCGCACCACCTCGTCGACATTCGACACCGCCACCGCGAGGCCGCACAGGATATGGCTGCGCTCGCGCGCCTTGCGCAGCTCGAATGCGGTGCGGCGGGCGACCACTTCCTCGCGGAAGGTCACGAAATGGGTCAGGAAATCGCGCAGCGTCAGCTGTTCGGGCTTGCCGCCGTTCAGCGCCAGCATGTTGCAGCCGAAGGATGTCTGCATCGGGGTAAAGCGCCAAAGCTGGTTCAGCACCACATCCGGGGTCGCATCGCGCTTCAGCTCGATCACCACCCGCACCCCGACACGGTCGGATTCATCGGCGATATGCGAGATGCCCTCGATCCGCTTCTCGCGCACAAGGTCGGCGATCTTCTCGATCATCGTGGCCTTGTTCACCTGATAGGGGATCTCGTCGAGGATGATGGCAAAGCGGTCCTTGCGCAGCTCCTCCACGCGGGTTTTCGCGCGGATGATGACGCTGCCGCGGCCCTCGATATAGGCCTTGCGCGCGCCGCCGCGGCCCATGATCTGCCCGCCGGTGGGGAAGTCGGGGCCGGGGATATACTCCATCAACCCTTCCGAGGTCAGGTCCGGGTTCTCGATCAGCGCCAGCGTCGCGTCGATCACCTCGCCCAGGTTGTGCGGCGGGATGTTGGTCGCCATGCCGACGGCGATGCCGCCCGCGCCATTGACCAGCATGTTCGGGAACCGCGCCGGCAGCACCGTCGGCTCGCGGTCCTTGCCGTCATAGTTGTCCTGGTAGTCGACGGTGTCTTTCTCGATATCGGCCAGCAACATGCTGGCGGCCTTGTCCATGCGCACCTCGGTATAGCGCATGGCCGCCGCGCTATCGCCGTCCATCGAGCCGAAGTTGCCCTGCCCGTCGAGCAGCTTCAGTGACATCGAGAAGGGCTGCGCCATCCGCACCAGCGCATCATAGATCGAGGCGTCCCCGTGGGGGTGGTATTTCCCCATCGTGTCGCCGACCGGGCGCGCCGATTTGCGATAGGACTTGTCATGAGTATTGCCGGTCTCGTGCATGGCGAACAGGATGCGCCGGTGCACGGGCTTCAGCCCGTCGCGCAGATCCGGGATCGCGCGGCTGACGATCACGCTCATCGCGTAATCCAGATAGGCGGTGCGCATTTCCCCGGCAATAGAGACCTGCGGGCCGTCATGCGCCATGCGGAACGGTTTCTCGTTCTGGCTTTCGGGCGTGGTTTCGGGGGAGTCCGGGGTCTCGGTCACGGTGCTGTCCGCCTATTTGGTCTTGTCCAGATCTTGTTGCGCGGGACTATAGCCCATCCCATCCGTTGGGTGCAATGCCGGGCGGCCCTGCGGGTCGGCAGCCACCCGATATGAGTGACAACATGCTGTTTTTGTTGATTTTTAATTCGGTCGTGTCACTCTGATGATAGAAGAAACGTCAGGAGGCATGACATGCACAAGGAATCCCCCAGAAATCCCGGTGTTCCCCGCCCCGGATCCGGCTCCGGCCTCGCCCCGGAAACCGAACTGATGCTGCGCGGCTACGGCCTGACCACAGCCGAACTCTACTACCGGATGCCGGATCATCGCAGCGTGCTCAACAGCTTCATCTGGCAGGAATACGACCTGGCGCCGGACTATCCCAAGCTGTTCGGCTTCATCGAGTTCTGGCAGGAACAGATCGAGGGCCCGCTGCATTCGGTGCGCTTCACCCACCGCAAGCTGATCGCGCCCGGATCATGGCGCAATGTGGTGGGGGAGTTCACGCTGCACTAGGCGCCCAGATCACGCGCGCTTCGAGGCCGCATGGAGCCAGACCCCGGCCAGCGCAAGGCTTGCCAGCACGTTCCAGCTGGCCATCGACAGGCCCAGCATCTGCCAGGCCACCTCGTCGCAGCGCACCAGCGGCGCGGCCATGATCTGGTTGAGCAGGTCATCGGCCGACACGCCCCTGACACCCGAGGAGGTGCAGCTTGTCGGGCCCTGCCACCAGTGCCGTTCCACCCCGGTGTGATAGATCCCGATCATGCCGGAGCTTGCCGCGGAAAGCGCGCCGAGGCCAAGCAGCGCCCGCTTCGGTACGAAGACTGCCAGCACGCCGATGGCCATTGCCGCCACATGCGGCCAGCGCTGCCACAGGCAGAGCGGGCAGGGCGCATAGCCAAGCGCCTGGAAGACCAGCGCGCCGGCCAACAGTCCCGCCGACCCGGCTGCGGCCAATGCGGCCCAGGTGCTGCGGCCCCAGTCCCGCGGCCCGCTCATGCGCGATGCTCCGCCGGTTCGTTTCTGCGCTGTTGCATGATGCCTCTGCCGCTTTGTCCCGCGCACCATTGGCCACGGCGGCGGTGCAAGGTCAAGTATCCCTGCGCGCACGGTTCGCCACGGAACCGCGAGCGCTCGGCGCGCATTGCAGTTGCGCGATTGGCAGCGCCTGGCCGGGGCGGTAACGTTCGCCAGCGAGAGCAAGGAAGGCGGCACGACATGCGGTGGCAAGGACGGCGCGGCAGCAGCAATATCGAGGACCGCCGCCGATCGGGCGCGCGCAGGGGCAGCGGCGGCATCCAGATCGGCGGGCTTGGCCTGGTGGCGGTGGTGCTGATCGGCTGGGTACTGGGAGTGGACGTGACGCCCTTGCTGAACGGCACCGCGGGGGATGGCGGCTGGACGCAGGAGGGCGCCGAGCTGACCGAGCAGGACATTCAGGTCGGCGAGTTCGTCTCTGTCACCCTTGCCGATACCGAAGAGGTCTGGAGCGATATCTTCGCGCAGGCGGGCGGCGGCTATGACCCGGCGACGCTGGTGCTGTTCAAGGGCGTGACACAATCTCCCTGCGGCGGCGCCTCGGGCGCGACGGGGCCATTCTACTGCCCGTCGGACCGCAAGGTCTATCTCGACACCGCCTTCTTCGACACGCTGGAGCGGCAGCTGGGGGCCAAGGGCGATTTCGCCGCCGCCTATGTGGTGGCCCATGAGGTGGCTCACCATGTGCAGAACGAGCTGGGAATCCTGGCCGAGGCGAACCAGATGCGCGCGAAGGCCAGCGAAGCGCAGTCCAATGCCATTTCGGTCAGGATCGAGCTGCAGGCCGATTGCTTCTCGGGCGTGTTCGCCAACCATGCCGGCGCGCGCTTTGGCAGCATCGAGCCCGGCGACATCGCCGAGGCGATGAATGCCGCCCGGCGCATTGGCGACGACACCTTGCAGCGCAGTGCCGGACGGGTGCCGATGCCGCACACCTTTACTCACGGCACGGCGGCGCAACGCGAGGACTGGTTCCGCCGCGGCTATGATGCCGGTAGCATCGAGGCCTGTGACACCTTTGCCGCGCGCCGGCTGTAGCGCCGCTTGCCAGAGCCCGCGCGCTGCGCTAAGGCAGCAGCCGGAAATCCCGGGCGCCTTGCACAGGCCGGCCGGGGCCACGGACAAGACGATGTGCCGCCCGGGGGCGGCCCACATGCGGGTGTGGTGGAATTGGTAGACGCGCCGGACTCAAAATCCGGTTCCGCAAGGAGTGTCGGTTCGATCCCGACCACCCGCACCACTTGTTCTGGCGCAGAGCGCAGATCCCAGGACAGCCTGACAGGTGCCGTGCTCGGCTAAGCATCGGCATGCATCTGTTGCTGTCTGGGATACATTTATTAGCTCATTGCGGAACTGTTTTCATACTGTCCACAAAGGTTGCCCGCCCGTCGCCGACATCTGTCGCAGCACCGCGGCACCCTTCCCCGCCGCAGGGTGGTTAACAGCGCCATCAAATTCTTCCGAATCAGGATGATTTTTCGGTCTTCACGAATCAGACACGAGAATCTTGCTGCAGTTTTGCGTCGAACTCAGAAACAATACTGCTAATTTTCATGATTTGTCGCTATATTGTGCACAGCAATTTCTCGCCACAATTTCGCCTTTTTCAGGGGGTGCCTGCTACCACCCCGCAACAAGGGTCAGGGACGAAATCGGAAACGATGCCGCAACTGCAAGGCGATCTTCCGCAAAGGACCCGTGGCATTCGGGCAAAAATTCCTCAAAAATACCCGATTTTCTGGCATCCTGCCTCCGCTGCAGTTTTTCCTCTTTGGAAACATCGGCCTGCTCTATCACGCAGCCCTGCCGACCCGGGCGCCCCGGAAGATGCGGCGGCGCAGCGGGGCTCTGCCATACCTCTGCCATTTTTTACTTTGTTTCACCCGATCCGGGGCGTATCCAGATCCTGTCCTGAAAAGGGCAACGGCCGTGGGGGCGGTCGGCAAGTGGTGAGGCGCTGAAAGGCGCAGGCTTTGTAACGTCATGCTGCTAGGTGGGTCTTCTGCGGATCTGCCTCGTGCCAGGAATTGCATCCTTGGTGCCCGGCAGTCGTGGCTGCACATCTGCCCTTCCTCTTCATCACTTCCTGATTGGTCGGTCGCGGATGGACTGCGGTATTGCGGTGCCATCCCTTGCTGCGCCGGTCATTCCTTGTCCGGCGCGGTTACCGAGAACGCGGACCCCGCAAGGCGTCTCGCTTTGTAGACGCCACGACCGGAGCGATCCGCGCGGCAGGAATGAGGGAGTGACATGTTGATGGCGACCAACCGAAACCCGATTGCAGCGGCCCTGCAGCAGGCCGCAAACCGGGATTCTGGCGCCGCAGACCTGTCAAACGCGCCGGTTGCACACGGGCACTTGTCCCGCGTCGCCACGATCCGCAGCCAGGAAGGGTAAATAATGACCAATTCGTATACGAACTACACGATCCAGGCTTGGGATCTTTCGGACATTTCCGCATCGAACAGTCACCTGTTCCGCGACGGCGTTTCGGGCACGGCTCGCCCTGAGGGCATGACCTTCACCATCAGTTCGAGCGCCGTGGTGAAGGACGTAGTGGTTTGCGACAACGACAAATATTTCAATGACGGCGATCTCAGCCAGGATCTCAACAACTCGGTCAGGCTGGACAACCAGAACTACACCTCGTCGGATGGCCGCATCACCCCGGAATACAGCTATGTTGTGCGGCCCCTCGGCTCGACCAACCCTGCGGACAACATCACGATCTACGTGTTCGAGATGGACGGCAACGACAGCGCCGGCATCGTCAGCAACGCGCCACTGGTCGCTGGCACCACCTACCAGGTCATCAAGACCGACAGCACGCATCCCTCCGTCGCTTATGCCGACCTGGCGAAATACGTGATCTCGCCCGATGGCATCGTCGAGGGCACCGCGGGCAACGACTACATCGACGTCAACTATACCGGCGACCCGCAGGGCGACCGGATCGACAACAATGACGCGGTGCTGGCGGGCCAGGCCCCCAATGACGACATCGTCAGGGCCGGCGCCGGCAATGACACCGTGAAGGCCGGGCTCGGCAATGATACGGTCTACGGCGAGGCGGGTGACGACACGCTTTATGGCGAGGCCGGAAACGACTACCTCGACGGCGGCATCGGCAATGACAAGCTCTATGGCGGCGACGGCAACGACACCCTGATCGGCGGCGATGGCGACGACACGCTCGACGGCGGCACCGGCGACGACTATCTCGACGGCGGCATCGGCAATGACAAGCTCTATGGCGGCGATGGCAACGACACCCTGATCGGCGGCGATGGCAATGACACGCTCGACGGCGGCACCGGGAATGACTACCTCGATGGCGGCGCCGGTAACGACAACCTCTATGGCGGCGACGGCAATGACGTGCTGAAGGGCGGGGCGGGCACGAACTACCTCAGCGGCGGCAATGGCGACGATACCTTCATCGGCGGCGCGGGCGCCGATACGTTCAACGGCGGCACCGGCCAGGACAACATCGACTATTCCGCCTCGGGCGCCGGGGTGAATGTCAACCTGTCCACCGGCGCGATGTCGGGCGGAGACGCGGCGAACGACAGGATCGAAAGCGGCATCGACGGTGTCATCGGCTCGAACTACGACGATACGCTGATCGGCTT belongs to Frigidibacter mobilis and includes:
- a CDS encoding usg protein, whose protein sequence is MLRGYGLTTAELYYRMPDHRSVLNSFIWQEYDLAPDYPKLFGFIEFWQEQIEGPLHSVRFTHRKLIAPGSWRNVVGEFTLH
- a CDS encoding disulfide bond formation protein B, which codes for MSGPRDWGRSTWAALAAAGSAGLLAGALVFQALGYAPCPLCLWQRWPHVAAMAIGVLAVFVPKRALLGLGALSAASSGMIGIYHTGVERHWWQGPTSCTSSGVRGVSADDLLNQIMAAPLVRCDEVAWQMLGLSMASWNVLASLALAGVWLHAASKRA
- a CDS encoding neutral zinc metallopeptidase produces the protein MRWQGRRGSSNIEDRRRSGARRGSGGIQIGGLGLVAVVLIGWVLGVDVTPLLNGTAGDGGWTQEGAELTEQDIQVGEFVSVTLADTEEVWSDIFAQAGGGYDPATLVLFKGVTQSPCGGASGATGPFYCPSDRKVYLDTAFFDTLERQLGAKGDFAAAYVVAHEVAHHVQNELGILAEANQMRAKASEAQSNAISVRIELQADCFSGVFANHAGARFGSIEPGDIAEAMNAARRIGDDTLQRSAGRVPMPHTFTHGTAAQREDWFRRGYDAGSIEACDTFAARRL
- the gyrA gene encoding DNA gyrase subunit A, giving the protein MAHDGPQVSIAGEMRTAYLDYAMSVIVSRAIPDLRDGLKPVHRRILFAMHETGNTHDKSYRKSARPVGDTMGKYHPHGDASIYDALVRMAQPFSMSLKLLDGQGNFGSMDGDSAAAMRYTEVRMDKAASMLLADIEKDTVDYQDNYDGKDREPTVLPARFPNMLVNGAGGIAVGMATNIPPHNLGEVIDATLALIENPDLTSEGLMEYIPGPDFPTGGQIMGRGGARKAYIEGRGSVIIRAKTRVEELRKDRFAIILDEIPYQVNKATMIEKIADLVREKRIEGISHIADESDRVGVRVVIELKRDATPDVVLNQLWRFTPMQTSFGCNMLALNGGKPEQLTLRDFLTHFVTFREEVVARRTAFELRKARERSHILCGLAVAVSNVDEVVRTIRASADAAEAREKLMTRRWPAHDIAEYIQLIDDPSHRMNEDGTYNLSETQARAILELRLQRLTALGVKEVTDELQELAAKIREYLEILASRERIMAIISEELREVRTQFAVPRRTEIIDWVGDMDDEDLIEREDMVVTITSGGYIKRTPLAEFRSQRRGGKGLSSMATKEDDVVTTLFVANTHTQLLFFTTDGMVYSLKCWRLPLAGRVGRGKAIVNILPIAPGVSIAALMPVDEPEAEWDNLQVFFATSEGEVRRNALSDFANVKRNGKIAMKLPEGVSLVNARICDANDDVMLVTAMGRAIRFPTTEVRVFKGRDSTGVRGIRLSEGDRVVSMSVIRHFEAEPAEREAYLKQRRLMAGVVEEAEADEEEEAVEAGQLSPERYAEMSAAEDLILTITVRGAGKLSSSHGYPVRGRGGIGVKAMDGAMRGGQLVASFPVEINDQVMLATSTGQSIRVPVEQISFRSRSAGGVRVFDTAPGEEVVSVARVADQAEEE
- a CDS encoding Hint domain-containing protein; protein product: MTNSYTNYTIQAWDLSDISASNSHLFRDGVSGTARPEGMTFTISSSAVVKDVVVCDNDKYFNDGDLSQDLNNSVRLDNQNYTSSDGRITPEYSYVVRPLGSTNPADNITIYVFEMDGNDSAGIVSNAPLVAGTTYQVIKTDSTHPSVAYADLAKYVISPDGIVEGTAGNDYIDVNYTGDPQGDRIDNNDAVLAGQAPNDDIVRAGAGNDTVKAGLGNDTVYGEAGDDTLYGEAGNDYLDGGIGNDKLYGGDGNDTLIGGDGDDTLDGGTGDDYLDGGIGNDKLYGGDGNDTLIGGDGNDTLDGGTGNDYLDGGAGNDNLYGGDGNDVLKGGAGTNYLSGGNGDDTFIGGAGADTFNGGTGQDNIDYSASGAGVNVNLSTGAMSGGDAANDRIESGIDGVIGSNYDDTLIGFDAQGTHPSDTFSNQFWGNGGNDTIQGGGGDDFIDGGADNDYLHGGAGNDIIYGGSGNDTIIGGAGADKLYGGDDRDTFTFGAGEGIGDVVDGGAGGDDHDVLDLRGSVTAGGSLSIHYTGADSNGNGQNGYVNYFDADGNLTGKLDFTEIEEVVPCFTPGTAVATPRGERLVEELKVGDRIITRDNGIQQIRWLGHKTLDYGQLSRATHMKPVLIRQGSLGNGLPERDMLVSPNHRMLVANDRTALYFDEHEVLVSAKHLVNNKGVQSVDALGVTYIHFMFDQHEVVLANGTWTESFQPGDYTLAGIGNAQRGEIYDLFPELRTPQGLGEYTAARRTLKRHEAALLTR